In Chlorocebus sabaeus isolate Y175 chromosome 5, mChlSab1.0.hap1, whole genome shotgun sequence, one genomic interval encodes:
- the GLIS2 gene encoding zinc finger protein GLIS2 gives MHSLDEPLDLKLSITKLRAAREKRERTLGVVRPRALHRELGLVDDSPTPGSPGSPPSGFLLNSKFPEKVEGRFSAAPLVDLSLSPPSGLDSPNGSSSLSPERQGNGDLPPVPSASDFQPLRYLDGVPSSFQFFLPLGSGGALHLPASSFLTPPKDKCLSPDLPLPKQLVCRWAKCNQLFELLQDLVDHVNDYHVKPEKDAGYCCHWEGCARHGRGFNARYKMLIHIRTHTNEKPHRCPTCSKSFSRLENLKIHNRSHTGEKPYVCPYEGCNKRYSNSSDRFKHTRTHYVDKPYYCKMPGCHKRYTDPSSLRKHIKAHGHFVSHEQQELLQLRPPPKPPLPAPDGGPYVSGAQIIIPNPAALFGGPGLPGLPLPLAPGPLDLSALACGNGGGSGGGGGMGPGLPGPVLPLNLAKNPLLPSPFGAGGLGLPVVSLLAGAAGGKAEGEKGRGSVPTRALGMEGRKTPLERTESSCSRPSPDGLPLLPGTVLDLSTGVNSAASSPEALTPGWVVIPPGSVLLKPAVVN, from the exons ATGCACTCCCTGGACGAGCCGCTCGACCTGAAGCTGAGTATCACCAAGCTCCGGGCGGCGAGAGAGAAGCGGGAGAGGACTCTGGGTGTGGTCCGGCCCCGTGCTCTGCACAGGGAGCTGGGCCTGGTGGACGACAGCCCCACGCCTGGCTCTCCGGGGTCCCCGCCCTCAG GCTTCCTGCTGAACTCCAAGTTCCCTGAGAAGGTGGAGGGACGCTTTTCAGCAGCCCCTCTCGTGGACCTCAGCTTGTCACCACCATCTGGGCTGGACTCCCCCAATGGCAGCAGCTCGCTGTCCCCTGAGCGTCAGGGCAACGGGGACCTGCCTCCAGTGCCCAGTGCCTCG GACTTCCAGCCACTGCGCTATTTGGATGGTGTCCCCAGCTCCTTCCAGTTCTTCCTGCCCCTGGGCTCTGGGGGGGCCCTGCACctgcctgcctcctccttcctTACCCCTCCCAAGGACAAGTGCCTCTCGCCAGACCTGCCCCTGCCCAAGCAGCTGGTGTGTCGCTGGGCCAAG TGTAACCAGCTCTTTGAGCTCCTGCAAGACCTGGTGGACCACGTCAACGACTACCATGTCAAGCCCGAGAAGGACGCGGGGTACTGCTGCCACTGGGAGGGCTGTGCCCGCCATGGCCGAGGGTTCAACGCCAG GTACAAGATGCTCATCCACATCCGCACACACACCAACGAGAAACCGCACCGCTGCCCGACCTGTAGCAAGAGCTTCTCCCGCCTGGAGAACCTGAAGATCCACAACCGGTCACACACAG GTGAGAAGCCCTACGTCTGCCCCTATGAGGGCTGCAACAAGCGCTATTCCAACTCCAGTGACCGCTTTAAGCACACGCGCACCCACTACGTGGACAAGCCCTACTACTGCAAGATGCCCGGCTGCCACAAGCGCTACACGGACCCCAGCTCACTGCGCAAGCACATCAAGGCCCACGGCCACTTCGTGTCCCATGAGCAGCAAGAGCTCCTGCAGCTGCGCCCACCCCCCAAGCCGCCACTGCCCGCCCCCGACGGCGGCCCCTATGTCAGTGGGGCCCAGATCATCATCCCCAACCCAGCTGCCCTCTTTGGAGGCCCTGGTCTTCCCGGCCTGCCCCTACCCCTGGCCCCCGGCCCCCTCGACCTCAGTGCCCTGGCCTGTGGCAATggtgggggcagtgggggtgggggaggcatgGGCCCTGGGCTGCCAGGCCCCGTCCTGCCTCTCAATCTGGCCAAGAACCCGCTGCTGCCCTCGCCCTTTGGGGCTGGCGGACTGGGCTTGCCTGTAGTCTCCCTCCTCGCTGGCGCCGCTGGTGGCAAGGCCGAGGGGGAGAAGGGGCGTGGGTCGGtgcccaccagggccctgggcatGGAGGGCCGCAAGACGCCCCTCGAAAGGACGGAGAGCAGCTGCTCCCGGCCAAGCCCCGATGGACTCCCCCTGCTGCCAGGCACCGTGCTGGACCTGTCCACGGGCGTCAACTCGGCCGCCAGCAGCCCAGAGGCGCTGACCCCTGGCTGGGTGGTCATCCCGCCGGGCTCGGTGCTGCTCAAACCGGCTGTGGTGAACTGA
- the PAM16 gene encoding mitochondrial import inner membrane translocase subunit TIM16 — MAKYLAQIIVMGVQVVGRAFARALRQEFAASRAAADARGRAGHRSAAASNLSGLSLQEAQQILNVSKLSPEEVQKNYEHLFKVNDKSVGGSFYLQSKVVRAKERLDEELKIQAQEDREKGQKPHT, encoded by the exons ATG GCCAAGTACCTGGCGCAGATCATTGTGATGGGTGTgcaggtggtgggcagggccttTGCACGGGCCCTGCGGCAGGAGTTTGCAG CCAGCCGGGCCGCAGCTGATGCCCGAGGACGCGCTGGACACCGGTCTGCAGCTGCTTCCAAcctctccggcctcagcctccaggaggCACAGCAGATTCTCAACGTGTCCAAGCTGAGCCCCGAGGAGGTCCAGAAG AACTATGAACACTTATTTAAGGTGAATGACAAATCCGTGGGTGGCTCTTTCTACCTGCAGTCAAAG GTGGTCCGCGCAAAGGAGCGCCTGGACGAGGAACTCAAAATCCAGGCCCAGGAGGACAGAGAAAAAGGGCAGAAGCCCCACACGTGA